Proteins encoded within one genomic window of Cellulomonas flavigena DSM 20109:
- a CDS encoding aldo/keto reductase gives MTSPTITLNNGIEIPQVGFGTFQVDPDETQRTVEDAIAVGYRHIDTAAGYYNEAGVGAAVRACGLPRDEVFVTTKLRNGDQGYERTLKAFEDSRRELGLDVVDLYLVHWPVPSKDLYVETWRAFEKLLADGAVRAIGVSNFLPEHLDRLVRETDVVPAVNQVELHPTFQQRATLEASAAHGVAVEAYSPLGRGKDLQADAVTSVAERLGVSTGQVVLRWHVQAGSIVIPKSVTPERIRSNLDLFSFELSAEDVAAIDALDSDERTGADPATAAFSQMR, from the coding sequence ATGACTTCTCCCACGATCACGCTCAACAACGGCATCGAGATCCCTCAGGTGGGGTTCGGGACCTTCCAGGTGGACCCGGACGAGACGCAGCGGACCGTGGAGGACGCGATCGCGGTCGGGTACCGGCACATCGACACGGCGGCGGGGTACTACAACGAGGCCGGTGTGGGTGCGGCGGTGCGGGCGTGCGGCTTGCCGCGTGACGAGGTCTTCGTCACCACCAAGCTCCGCAACGGCGACCAGGGCTACGAGCGGACCCTGAAGGCGTTCGAGGACAGCCGCCGCGAGCTCGGCCTGGACGTCGTGGACCTCTACCTCGTCCACTGGCCCGTGCCGAGCAAGGACCTGTACGTCGAGACGTGGCGTGCGTTCGAGAAGCTCCTCGCGGACGGTGCCGTGCGTGCCATCGGCGTGTCGAACTTCCTGCCCGAGCACCTCGACCGTCTGGTCCGCGAGACGGACGTCGTGCCCGCCGTCAACCAGGTCGAGCTGCACCCGACCTTCCAGCAGCGTGCGACGCTCGAGGCGTCCGCGGCGCACGGTGTCGCGGTCGAGGCGTACTCGCCCCTGGGGCGCGGCAAGGACCTGCAGGCCGACGCCGTCACGTCCGTCGCCGAGCGCCTCGGCGTCTCGACGGGCCAGGTGGTGCTGCGCTGGCACGTGCAGGCCGGGAGCATCGTCATCCCCAAGTCGGTGACGCCCGAGCGGATCCGCTCGAACCTCGACCTGTTCTCCTTCGAGCTGAGCGCCGAGGACGTCGCGGCGATCGACGCCCTGGACAGCGACGAGCGCACGGGTGCCGACCCGGCGACGGCGGCGTTCTCGCAGATGCGCTGA
- a CDS encoding rhodanese-like domain-containing protein, whose translation MRLPRPALPLALALALAACTGGTSALSDDTVVVDVRTAAEYAEGHLQGAVNVDVQDAGFADAVAELDPGVPYVVYCRSGNRSAAAAATMVAAGLEVTDAGSISDAATSTGLDVVTD comes from the coding sequence GTGCGACTGCCGCGCCCCGCCCTGCCCCTCGCGCTCGCGCTCGCCCTCGCGGCGTGCACGGGAGGGACGTCCGCCCTGTCGGACGACACCGTCGTCGTCGACGTCCGCACCGCCGCCGAGTACGCCGAGGGGCACCTCCAGGGCGCCGTCAACGTGGACGTCCAGGACGCAGGGTTCGCGGACGCGGTCGCCGAGCTCGACCCCGGCGTGCCGTACGTCGTCTACTGCCGCTCCGGCAACCGGTCGGCTGCGGCGGCGGCGACCATGGTCGCCGCCGGTCTGGAGGTCACCGACGCCGGGAGCATCTCCGACGCCGCCACGAGCACGGGGCTCGACGTCGTCACCGACTGA
- a CDS encoding MFS transporter — MSDPAHDVRLRSDGPDELFAAARRRTVAVLACAGVLGGLAAGTVVSVGSLLAVELSGADRWAGSVTTAATLGAAVASIGLARLAVAHGRRRALSTGLALAATGATGVVVAAVVASFPLLLVAGVLLGVGSAVNLQSRFAATDLSTPSTRARDLSLVVWAGTVGAVVGPNLVGLNEPVSRLTGLPEHAPVFVVSTLGMLAALIVVQAGLRPDPLDVAGRTGAATGRRRHVPLRVAVAVLRRHPQALGALLGVLVAHGVMIAVMSTTPVHMEGHGASISLVGLTVSLHLAAMFALSPLIGLLADRVGAGRALLAGLAVVVAACAVCATAHGDHVRVTVGLVLLGLGWSVATVAGSSLVAAAVPGAERVAVQGLSDAAMSLAGAGGGALAGVWLEVVGYGGLAAVSGAVTVAGVLAVLVVVRGRVPVADASALLPR; from the coding sequence GTGAGCGATCCCGCGCATGACGTCCGACTGCGGAGCGACGGCCCCGACGAGCTGTTCGCGGCCGCGCGCCGGCGCACGGTCGCGGTGCTCGCCTGCGCCGGGGTGCTCGGTGGGCTCGCCGCGGGCACGGTCGTCTCGGTCGGCTCGCTGCTGGCCGTCGAGCTGTCCGGCGCGGACCGCTGGGCGGGGTCGGTGACGACGGCGGCGACCCTGGGGGCGGCCGTCGCCTCGATCGGGCTCGCGCGTCTGGCGGTGGCGCACGGTCGGCGTCGTGCGCTGTCGACGGGCCTCGCGCTCGCCGCGACGGGCGCGACCGGCGTCGTCGTCGCGGCCGTCGTGGCGAGCTTTCCGCTGCTGCTGGTCGCCGGCGTGCTCCTGGGCGTCGGGTCGGCCGTCAACCTGCAGTCGCGCTTCGCCGCCACGGACCTGTCGACGCCGTCCACGCGCGCGCGTGACCTGTCGCTCGTCGTGTGGGCGGGCACCGTCGGGGCCGTCGTCGGGCCGAACCTCGTCGGGCTGAACGAGCCGGTGTCCCGCCTCACGGGCCTGCCGGAGCACGCGCCCGTCTTCGTGGTCTCGACGCTCGGCATGCTGGCCGCGCTGATCGTCGTGCAGGCCGGCCTGCGCCCTGACCCGCTCGACGTCGCGGGGCGTACGGGTGCCGCGACCGGCCGGCGGCGCCACGTCCCGCTGCGTGTCGCGGTCGCCGTGCTACGGCGGCACCCCCAGGCCCTGGGTGCGCTGCTCGGCGTCCTGGTGGCGCACGGCGTGATGATCGCGGTGATGTCCACGACCCCGGTCCACATGGAGGGCCACGGCGCGTCGATCTCGCTCGTCGGGCTCACGGTGAGCCTGCACCTCGCCGCGATGTTCGCGTTGTCACCGCTGATCGGCCTCCTCGCCGACCGGGTCGGCGCCGGACGCGCGCTGCTCGCGGGTCTCGCCGTCGTCGTCGCCGCGTGCGCGGTGTGCGCCACGGCCCATGGTGACCACGTGCGCGTGACCGTCGGCCTCGTGCTGCTCGGCCTGGGGTGGTCGGTCGCGACGGTCGCGGGCTCGAGCCTCGTCGCGGCCGCGGTGCCCGGCGCCGAGCGCGTGGCGGTCCAGGGGCTGTCCGACGCGGCGATGTCTCTCGCCGGTGCCGGCGGCGGCGCGCTGGCCGGGGTGTGGCTGGAGGTGGTCGGCTACGGCGGCCTGGCCGCGGTGTCCGGTGCCGTCACCGTGGCGGGGGTGCTGGCGGTCCTCGTCGTCGTCCGCGGCCGGGTGCCGGTCGCGGACGCGAGCGCACTGCTGCCGCGCTGA